The Salvia miltiorrhiza cultivar Shanhuang (shh) chromosome 1, IMPLAD_Smil_shh, whole genome shotgun sequence genome has a window encoding:
- the LOC131006534 gene encoding uncharacterized protein LOC131006534 — MLLAYFCTILLFQAAIAQPRSELSAIALDSLLQDYAFRALVRPKTGIVYDGNVPSNLTGIAVAALRLRSGSLRRKGAAYKEFRLPVGVTAQPYVERLVLVYHNLGNWSSSYYSLPGQTFLAPVLGLLAYDASNLSAKNLSELDIMAAADRISVTFPAVRAGPGGLPPKCVHFALDGSVEFDNVVNGTTCLTADQGHYSIVVETVAAPAPAPSGGAPPSIPAKGKGKGKKRIWIIVAAVLGGVALVLALAVLFAYVRRCRRRKKIRRMEHAAEVGVPLPMTAVGNTKAPVAMETRTKPLLENEFVP, encoded by the coding sequence ATGCTTCTAGCATATTTCTGCACAATTCTTCTGTTCCAAGCGGCGATTGCTCAACCGAGATCGGAGCTCTCAGCTATCGCGCTCGATTCTCTGCTCCAGGACTACGCGTTTAGGGCTTTAGTCAGGCCGAAGACCGGCATTGTCTACGACGGCAATGTGCCGTCCAACTTGACCGGCATCGCCGTGGCGGCGCTGCGGCTCAGGAGCGGCAGCCTGCGGCGGAAGGGGGCGGCGTACAAAGAGTTTCGCCTCCCAGTAGGTGTCACTGCGCAGCCCTATGTTGAGAGGCTTGTGTTAGTCTACCACAATTTGGGCAATTGGTCTTCATCATACTATTCTCTTCCCGGCCAGACGTTTTTAGCACCGGTTTTGGGGCTTTTAGCCTACGACGCTTCCAATTTATCGGCCAAAAATCTCTCGGAGCTCGATATTATggccgccgccgaccgcatTTCGGTCACATTTCCCGCGGTTCGGGCCGGGCCGGGCGGGTTACCGCCTAAATGCGTGCATTTCGCGTTGGACGGTAGCGTGGAGTTCGACAATGTGGTGAATGGGACGACTTGTTTGACTGCTGACCAGGGGCATTACTCAATTGTGGTGGAGACGGTGGCGGCGCCGGCGCCAGCGCCCAGCGGAGGTGCGCCGCCGAGTATCCCCGCGAAGGGGAAGGGAAAGGGGAAGAAGAGGATTTGGATAATTGTGGCTGCGGTGTTGGGAGGGGTGGCGCTGGTGTTGGCGCTGGCGGTGTTGTTTGCTTACGTGAGGAGGTGTCGGCGGCGGAAAAAGATCCGGCGGATGGAGCACGCGGCTGAGGTGGGGGTGCCGCTGCCGATGA